The proteins below come from a single Carnobacterium divergens DSM 20623 genomic window:
- a CDS encoding DUF421 domain-containing protein, which produces MDLYYAAIIKLGLGFICLIFQINLLGKGNLAPSSAMDQVQNYVLGGIIGGVIYNGDITILQFFLVLIIWTILVFTIKFIKNHNKYAKRLIDGRPITLIANGQVDVGECLRCGISANDLTFKLRAVGIYEIKLVKKAIMEQNGQLTVIQYGDDNIKYPLIIDGQINEDVLDLIHKDSQWVHEELTKKQYQLSDIYMGEYDSGEIYLYPYK; this is translated from the coding sequence TTGGATTTATATTATGCAGCTATTATTAAATTAGGACTAGGTTTTATTTGTTTGATTTTTCAAATCAATTTATTAGGGAAAGGCAATTTAGCTCCTAGTTCTGCAATGGATCAGGTGCAAAATTATGTGCTAGGTGGCATTATTGGTGGCGTAATCTATAACGGCGATATCACGATTTTGCAGTTTTTTTTAGTCCTCATTATATGGACGATTCTTGTATTTACGATCAAGTTTATTAAAAATCATAATAAATATGCTAAGCGTTTGATTGATGGAAGGCCGATTACCTTGATTGCTAATGGTCAGGTAGATGTTGGCGAATGTTTACGTTGTGGTATTTCAGCTAATGATTTGACCTTTAAGCTTAGAGCAGTAGGAATTTATGAAATCAAACTAGTTAAGAAAGCCATTATGGAGCAAAATGGTCAGTTGACTGTCATTCAATACGGAGATGATAACATTAAATATCCGTTAATCATTGACGGTCAAATTAACGAGGACGTCTTAGACTTAATCCACAAGGACAGCCAATGGGTCCACGAAGAATTGACGAAAAAGCAGTACCAACTAAGCGATATCTATATGGGTGAATACGATTCAGGAGAAATTTACCTTTACCCGTATAAATAA
- a CDS encoding DUF3290 domain-containing protein, which yields MQFYTFDYLVSQSNVNSYVKYTIIFFVLLFLTFVIIKYMRDRVQTKYRDLSIIFFLILVFIIGIQFTDYSQSQSTVSQSAQMVQFIEQLGKEKKVKADEILVNSTVLNDEMVVKIDQKFYQVDFNSDFSAYHTQNVQLVNPAITIVKEN from the coding sequence ATGCAGTTTTATACATTTGATTATTTAGTCAGTCAGTCTAACGTTAACAGTTATGTGAAATATACCATCATTTTCTTTGTTTTATTATTTTTAACTTTTGTGATTATTAAATACATGCGGGATCGAGTGCAAACGAAATACCGAGATTTAAGTATTATTTTCTTTTTAATTTTGGTATTTATTATTGGCATCCAATTTACGGATTATTCCCAATCTCAATCAACGGTTTCACAATCCGCACAAATGGTTCAATTTATCGAACAATTAGGTAAGGAAAAGAAAGTAAAAGCGGATGAGATTCTAGTCAATTCAACAGTACTTAATGATGAAATGGTCGTTAAAATCGATCAAAAATTTTACCAAGTGGATTTTAATTCTGATTTTTCAGCCTATCATACCCAAAATGTTCAGTTGGTAAATCCAGCTATTACGATTGTTAAAGAAAATTAA